A window of the Buchnera aphidicola (Aphis glycines) genome harbors these coding sequences:
- a CDS encoding Cof-type HAD-IIB family hydrolase translates to MYRIITVDLDGTLLSPQNKITKYTKKIIKLLLRKGFYIIFASGRHHIDMMHIRDSLNIRVFMITSNGAKIYDLDNQLIFENDLNTDVASHLIHLAYLDSDIITQVYQNNHWYINNSKIKNNFCPSLSLLKYQYFHLDTFNFSKISKIFFTSNNLKKLFKLEKNIISLLDKQVHARFSSPGCLEVVSGKTSKGYGLKVISNNLGISLQECITFGNGMNDYDMLKISGKACIMENSDSHLKNILPYAEVIGNNKDDGVAVFLNKMFII, encoded by the coding sequence ATGTATCGAATTATCACGGTAGATTTAGATGGTACTTTATTATCTCCACAAAATAAAATAACAAAATATACAAAAAAAATCATAAAATTATTACTAAGAAAAGGTTTTTATATAATTTTTGCTTCGGGTCGTCATCATATAGATATGATGCATATTCGAGATAGTTTAAATATTAGAGTTTTTATGATTACTTCAAACGGAGCTAAAATTTATGATTTAGATAATCAGTTAATTTTTGAAAACGATTTAAATACAGATGTTGCTTCGCATCTTATTCATCTAGCATATTTAGATTCAGATATTATTACACAAGTTTATCAAAATAATCACTGGTATATAAACAATAGTAAAATTAAAAATAATTTTTGCCCAAGTTTATCTTTACTTAAATATCAATATTTTCATTTAGATACATTCAATTTTAGTAAAATTAGTAAAATTTTTTTTACAAGTAATAATTTAAAAAAACTATTTAAACTCGAAAAAAATATTATTTCTTTATTAGATAAACAAGTACATGCGAGATTTTCTTCTCCAGGATGTTTAGAGGTGGTATCTGGAAAAACTTCTAAAGGATATGGATTGAAAGTTATATCTAATAATTTAGGTATTTCTTTACAGGAATGTATTACATTTGGTAACGGTATGAATGATTATGATATGTTAAAGATTTCTGGAAAAGCATGTATTATGGAAAATTCTGATTCACATTTAAAAAATATTTTACCATACGCTGAAGTTATTGGAAACAATAAAGATGATGGTGTAGCAGTGTTTTTAAACAAAATGTTTATTATTTAA
- the glmU gene encoding bifunctional UDP-N-acetylglucosamine diphosphorylase/glucosamine-1-phosphate N-acetyltransferase GlmU — translation MLQNKTTILILAAGKGRRMNSNYPKVLHKLGGKTILEYVLKTAKSINPKKVILVCTKNIKKILSKTQNFSVEWVIQIHPKGTGDAITIASKNFSDNENVLVLYGDMPFISKESIKKLQESKKKSHLSLLTSNIKNPEGYGRVLRKNGKVIGIVEDKCAKHKEKLIKEVYSGTFIANGKDLKRWILKIKQNKINQELYATDIVYLAYLEGCTILTVKPENYNEILGINNQLQLSILEKIIQKKITKNLMISGIMLKDPSHFQLRGTLKHGKNIEIDTGVILEGNVTLGNNITIGVGCIIKNSIIQNQSKIKAYSIIENVKIGENCIIGPFCHLRNNTILNNEIHVGNFVEIKTSTIEKKTKIKHLSYIGDAEIGSNVNIGAGTITCNYDGLKKSKTIIGNNAFIGSNSELIAPIKISKDTTIAAGTTVIKNVEKSCLVYNKKEQKHKENWILTKKK, via the coding sequence ATGTTACAAAATAAAACAACTATTTTGATACTAGCAGCAGGAAAAGGTAGAAGAATGAACTCTAATTACCCAAAAGTATTGCATAAATTAGGCGGAAAAACAATATTAGAGTATGTTTTAAAAACAGCGAAATCTATTAACCCTAAAAAAGTTATATTAGTCTGTACTAAAAATATAAAAAAAATATTATCTAAAACTCAAAATTTTTCTGTAGAATGGGTAATTCAAATACATCCAAAAGGAACAGGTGATGCTATTACTATAGCATCAAAAAATTTTTCAGACAATGAAAACGTTCTTGTTCTTTATGGAGATATGCCATTCATTTCAAAAGAATCCATAAAAAAATTACAAGAATCTAAAAAAAAATCACATCTAAGTTTATTAACTAGTAATATAAAAAATCCAGAAGGATATGGTAGAGTTTTAAGAAAGAATGGAAAAGTAATAGGCATTGTAGAAGACAAATGTGCTAAACATAAAGAAAAATTAATTAAAGAAGTATATTCTGGAACATTTATAGCAAATGGAAAAGATTTAAAAAGATGGATTTTAAAAATTAAACAAAATAAAATTAATCAAGAATTATATGCCACAGATATTGTTTACTTAGCTTATTTAGAAGGGTGCACTATTTTGACAGTAAAACCTGAAAATTATAATGAAATATTAGGTATAAACAATCAACTGCAATTATCTATTTTAGAAAAAATTATTCAAAAAAAAATAACTAAAAATCTTATGATTTCTGGAATTATGTTGAAAGATCCAAGTCATTTTCAGTTACGAGGAACATTAAAACACGGAAAAAATATAGAAATAGATACTGGTGTGATACTAGAAGGTAATGTAACTTTAGGAAATAATATAACAATTGGAGTTGGATGTATAATTAAAAATAGTATTATTCAAAACCAATCTAAAATTAAAGCATATAGTATTATAGAAAATGTTAAAATAGGGGAAAACTGTATAATAGGACCTTTTTGCCATCTAAGAAATAACACTATATTAAACAATGAAATACACGTAGGTAATTTTGTAGAAATCAAAACAAGCACTATAGAAAAAAAAACTAAAATCAAACATCTTAGTTATATTGGAGATGCTGAAATTGGTTCTAACGTTAACATTGGAGCAGGAACAATTACATGTAATTATGATGGTTTAAAAAAATCAAAAACAATTATTGGAAACAATGCTTTTATAGGATCTAATAGTGAATTAATTGCACCAATTAAAATCTCTAAAGACACAACTATTGCAGCAGGTACTACCGTAATAAAAAATGTAGAAAAATCATGTTTAGTTTATAATAAAAAAGAACAAAAACATAAAGAAAACTGGATTCTTACTAAAAAAAAATGA